A region of Diospyros lotus cultivar Yz01 chromosome 3, ASM1463336v1, whole genome shotgun sequence DNA encodes the following proteins:
- the LOC127796689 gene encoding uncharacterized protein LOC127796689, with translation MKGPLDLLLPPKLKVSTGKQTTMETHVNKELRENACVWFSRWMYEAGLSFNAVKYPSFKPMIEAIGRAGPSMKPPSYHEVRVPYLKKELVRTNEIMKSHKEDWPKYGCSLMCDGWKDKRERSLLNFLVNCPKGSMFIRSIDTSSYAKDAIKIFKLLDQFVEEVGEANVVQVVTDNASANVLAGEFLMAKRKHLYWTPCAAHCLDLMLEDIFKLPILKKTFQKACAVNGFLYSSTQVLNMMRIFTKKREMLRPGKTRFATAFLTLSRLYKQKTNLRKTFTSEEWTNSKFAREARGKLASQTVLQDSFWKNVLYALKVSGPLVKVLRVVDNEDKPAMPYIYEAIDRAKEAIAKSFDDERKYKQIFEIIDGRWNIQLHRPLHATGYYLNPEFFYSNASIGEDQEIIDGLYQTIERLVPTAEVQDKISKELSLYKNAEGIFGKQICIRGRNQLAPVEWWSQFGTATPNLQKFAIKICSLTCSSSGCERNWSVFEHLHNKKRNRLEQQRLNDLVFVKYNRALRRRFSLRKSIDPISLDEVDESNEWLLGAIDKFGESDDELVHEDHDLTWADVAMASGVEEANHSTRSKATSTSNLTRGRGTRASTSNAPMDLDEEEEDGEGDDVEEDIGDDSSDDENMDTFDLDDEDDF, from the exons ATGAAAGGGCCTTTGGATTTGCTTTTGCCTCCTAAACTTAAAGTGAGCACTGGGAAGCAAACAACAATGGAGACCCATGTCAATAAAGAACTGAGGGAGAATGCTTGCGTTTGGTTTTCTAGATGGATGTATGAAGCTGGCTTGTCTTTCAATGCAGTCAAGTATCCAAGTTTTAAGCCAATGATTGAGGCTATTGGTCGAGCTGGTCCAAGCATGAAACCTCCTAGTTATCATGAGGTGAGAGTTCCTTATCTTAAGAAGGAGTTGGTACgcacaaatgaaattatgaaGAGTCATAAGGAGGATTGGCCTAAATATGGATGTTCCCTTATGTGTGATGGTTGGAaggataagagagagagatctttgCTTAACTTTTTGGTAAATTGTCCAAAGGGAAGCATGTTCATTAGATCCATTGATACTTCCTCATATGCCAAGGAtgctattaaaatatttaaattacttgACCAGTTTGTAGAGGAAGTAGGTGAAGCAAATGTGGTTCAAGTTGTGACTGATAATGCCTCGGCTAATGTTTTAGCTG GAGAGTTCTTAATGGCTAAGCGAAAGCACTTATATTGGACACCATGTGCTGCCCATTGCTTAGACCTaatgttagaagatatttttaaacttccTATATTGAAGAAGACTTTTCAAAAAGCATGTGCAGTAAATGGATTTTTGTATAGCTCTACACAAGTGTTGAATATGATGAGAATATtcacaaaaaagagagagatgttAAGACCTGGGAAAACAAGATTTGCCACGGCTTTCCTCACCCTTTCAAGactttataaacaaaaaacCAACTTGAGGAAGACGTTCACTTCAGAAGAGTGGACTAACTCTAAATTTGCAAGAGAAGCACGGGGTAAGCTTGCATCTCAAACAGTGTTACAAGattcattttggaaaaatgttcTTTATGCTCTCAAGGTGTCAGGGCCACTTGTCAAGGTGCTTAGAGTGGTAGACAATGAGGATAAGCCTGCTATGCCTTATATTTATGAGGCTATCGATAGGGCAAAAgaagccattgcaaaatcttttgatgatgaaaggAAATACAAGcaaatatttgaaatcattGATGGGAGGTGGAATATTCAATTGCATCGTCCTCTACATGCAACCGGATATTACTTGAATccagaatttttttattcaaatgcaaGCATTGGAGAAGATCAAGAGATTATTGATGGGTTGTATCAAACCATAGAGAGGTTGGTTCCCACTGCAGAGGTGCAAGACAAAATTTCTAAAGAGCTAAGCTTGTATAAAAATGCTGAAGggatatttggaaaacaaatatGCATAAGAGGAAGGAATCAATTGGCACCAG TTGAATGGTGGTCTCAATTTGGTACTGCAACCCCTAATTTGCAAAAGTTTGCCATCAAGATATGTAGCCTCACTTGTAGCTCTTCAGGTTGTGAAAGGAATTGGAGTGTCTTTGAGCAT cttcataacaaaaagagaaatcgATTGGAGCAACAACGTCTCAATGATTTGGTATTTGTCAAGTATAATAGAGCTTTGAGACGTCGTTTTAGTTTGCGTAAATCaattgatccaatttctttagaTGAAGTTGATGAAAGTAATGAGTGGTTGCTTGGGGCAATTGATAAATTTGGAGAGTCAGATGATGAGCTGGTACATGAAGATCATGATTTGACATGGGCTGATGTTGCTATGGCATCTGGTGTTGAAGAAGCTAATCACTCAACTAGATCAAAAGCGACttcaacttcaaatttgacAAGGGGCAGGGGGACAAGGGCATcaacttcaaatgctccaatggATCttgacgaggaagaagaagatggagagggagatgatgtagaagaagatattggagatgatagttctgatgatgaaaatatggatacatttgatcttgatgatgaggatgatttctAG